The window tagattttatttttaaatatagtCTGTATAGTTATGCATATTATTTTGGTACAATAAATTGATTTGATATACTCAAAATCTCATTGTTTTCTCTAAGGGATTACGTAATGGAAATATAGTGTTAGAAATCCTTAATGTTTATTCtttttgtttaatatttttttaatcaaccatTATAATATATGAGTATCTATAGCATTGAGTTAGAAAACATTGTTAATGTTCATTttacataatatatattttttgaaagaGGCATTCCTCTTTGGCTTAGCCTACCCTGCATTTGTTCATTTtacatattaattaaaaaatagtgACAAACAAAAAGTCCCatattgtataaaaatatatgtttgtaattttatgattaataattaagattattataagcatattattttattttcttaacCGTGTAacacacgggttataacctagtgcTCTAATAAACACTAGAGGTTTGGATATAGAAAAAGAATTCTCAAATAAGCCTTATGAAGGCTACGGATCAAAATCTCGAGTCTGCGAACCCTCGACAACAGCTTCATAAAAAGCCCTAGTATGGCTATGAACTTTCAAGACAACAACATTAGAAGTAGTCACTATTGGGCTGCAAATTTCCAGGCCAACATATTCACAAACAACCCCTATATGGCTATGTTTTTTTTCCAAGACAACAACATTAGAAGTAATCACATTTTATGTCCATGTTTATTTCCCACAGGCATATTTGTATAAGATATTTCATTCACAACATTACTTCTATTTCCATGCACACTTGTACCACCACTTGGAAGACCACTCTGAATGCCAATTATCAATGAAACTGCCCAAATATAGGTTCGAAACAATCCTTGATGAAAACCAGACAATGATTACCACCTTCCCCCTCACCCCCTCGAGTCGGATGTCGGAATGCCTATGTCAATGGCAATGATTAAAGCCAACTGTGGTAAGCTTATGATGCAAGGAGAGCATATGGTACCCACTTGTTAGATGCAACGTATTATAGATGTGGTGTTGTTTACGCTTTGATTTTCAAATGACATGAATGACCGATATAATAAATAAGAAACCATAAGGGAGGGAGAGAATTGTAAGCCCAAGGATGGCAAATTGGTCATTTTGACTCTCACCACATGTCAGTTCGGTTCAGTTCTAAAACCAATCTTATCTAATTACAAAGGAAATTAAACATAAAATCGAAACCATGTAGAATCTGAATACGTAAATCAGTTCAGTTATCGGTTtgttgaattttttatttttcggCTTCTGGTGGGTTCGATCCGATTTTAGAATTGATCTCATCCCTAGTCTTGGTAAAGAAACAAAAGGGCAAGAGATTAAATTGCTAATAGGCTAACATGAGTTTATCTATGGGGTGGGTTTGGACCAAATACATGTGGGCTTGATACACATCTTTTCCTAAACTTAACTTGGGCTCTTTCACGACTAGGCGCAATACAAGCTAAGCTAAGCCACAGTTTAAATGATAGTTTGACAATTTTGCATTGGGCGAACAAAACGTACGATTGTGTGGTAAGTGGTAAcaaatatcaaattaatatacaagCAAAGATACTTAAGAAACTATATTAGATGCAAAGTGTTATAGAAGAGGTGGTGTTGTTTACACTTTTATTTCAACATGACATAAACGACCGAGATGATATATAAGAAATCATGAGAGAATTAATTAAAAAGAGGATTCGGTAGCCCGGAGGTGGCAAATTGGTCATTTTAACTTCATCATAAGTATGAACACTAGTTAATCAAGAACAATTCACCGACCGACCAGGGGGGAAGTAATAGTCCTCGAGCTTTGCTTAATTAGTTAATCATCTAGATTCGTGTTGAGCTCTAATTTATATGATCTTTGACCaaactttatgcttatagtttcaAAGGAGATATTTCTCCATCACAAGAAGATCTACGACTTCAATTATTTTATAATATCACTCCTCATTTCTCTCTACGTTAAAGAACAATCTCGAGTACGACTTTCAATCTGAACCATGGTCAGATAATATGTATGTCAGAAGTTTGTGCTTCAAATGTCTTCTCATACTCCTCGATGGATTTAAAAAGTTCTGAAATGTTTCCTTTACCAAATCCACCACATCCTGGCTTCTGTTGCATATTAACACCCGAGATCATGCACCCTATTCTTTGGATTATCTCTATGAATATCGTTGGCCTAAATCAAAtcaaaaacttatatatattataagtagTTTGCCATAAAGAATTCATATATCAAACAatagaaatatatatatttttaggtTAAATGCACACGTATGTATGTATATGCATGTGCATGTACATATTAATATTGTGTAAATGGATACCTGTCACCCAAAGGTTTGGTGAAGATTTGAAGCAAAGTGCCCTCGTTATCTCTGTCTACCAAAATCCCGAACTCCTCACACGCATTCATCTGCTCATCACTAAGGACATCTGCCGCCCTGTTCTTCAAATTCCGGTAGTAAGTCGGCGGCGGAGGCGGCATAAACTCAAACCCACCAACCACACTCCGCCGCTTCATCTCTCTAAGTGTCTGAAATATGTCTTCACTCTGCAGCGCCAGATGCTGAATTCCAGGACCTTCGTTGTGCTCCAGAAATGTCTGTATCTGGCTCCTCCTCTTTGTTCCGTACACCGGCTCATTCACTCCGATGATAACCTTCTCGTTATTAGAGGCGAGGATCATAGAATTCATCCCACTCTCGCTTGTTCCGACGTCTTTCGCTGTGAATCCTGCAAATTCATGGAATCCTGTGAAGAATTTTAAGTAGTTGATGACGGGAGCGAGTTCCGGGAAGTTTCCGGCGACGTGGTCGAGGCGTCGGATACCAAAGTCTATACTGTGTGACGATGAATCTGTTTTAATTGATTCGAAACCAGGTAAGAACATTGATGCGATGTCTATGGTGGGTTGTTTGTAACTAATGTATCTTAAAACAACGTCGTTGAATAGTTGGACTTCGGCCAGGACGACGGCGTTTTTGCGTTCTCCGAGGGTGATTGGTGGTGATGAAGGTTTGGCACCATGGGAGAGACTGGTGTAGTAAGCAAGGTCAGCGTCATCGACTTCAATGGCGATTGAGCGGACGGCGAGTCCGTGAGAGGCGGTGAAGGCGCGGCAAGCAGTGTGGGAGAAGGTGGGTATGGAGGGTGTGTTGGTGGAGATGGTGGCGGAGTAAGGGGCGGTGAAGAGGAAGAGGAGTTGATCGGAGCGGAGGAGATAAGATGCATGGGTTGTGTTTCCGGTGGATAAATCGGATTTGGCGACAAGTGGCATGCCGAGTGCCGATGAGAAGCGGCGAGAGGTGTTGGTGGCGTCGGAGCACCAGAACTCGACGTGGTGGAACCGTCTGACGGAGAACAAGTCAGACATGGGATTTGTTTGGATAAGATTATTGTAATCAACTGGGTTGAACTCCATTGCCGGCGAGTTATGGTGTTTTCCGGCGCACTCGTTGCCAATAAGGAGCTCAGGCGCTTTCCCCATGTCTGACGAGTCTGCTCTTAATGTTTCTCGCAGTGAGTGGGATTGAGGTACCATGATATATATACAGCATAATAACTATTGAGCTTAAAtttaattttaagataattattatAACCAGTTCTAGTAtaattgctatttttaatatctaattattttattattttatgttcaAGGTGTAATATGAAGGAATTGGAATTCACTTTTCTATGTTTGGTTCAAAAGTTTTTGAAAAGGAATTGAATTGGTTCACTTTTTAATatctaattattttattattttatgttcaAGGTGTAATACGAAGGAATTGGAATTCACTTTTCTATGTTTGGTTCAAAAGTTTTTGAAAAGGCATTGAATTGGTTCACTTTTTAATatctaattattttattattttatgttcaAGGTGTAATATGAAGAAATTGGAATTCACTTTTATATCTTTGGTTCAAGTTTTAAAAAGGAATTGGATTTCTATATTATTTTTTCTTCCATCGAGGAAAATAAATTATATCTAAAAGATTAGAAAATTCAAATTCATTCAAATGGGAATATTGAAAATTATCATATTACCTTTTTCATTTAtaagattaaatattaaaaacctGTCATTACTTTCGACTACCTCCACCACAACCTTCGCCACCACTACCCACCACCTCcactaccacccaccaccaccaccactaaccaTCACCACTGTCGTCGCCACTGCCACCACCTTCGTCACCACCACCTACCACTACCACCGCTTTTGTTACCACCACCATCACTATCGCCGACACCACTACCACCACTACcgtcaccaccactaccactaccactaccGCCACCACTCATAACCA of the Lactuca sativa cultivar Salinas chromosome 6, Lsat_Salinas_v11, whole genome shotgun sequence genome contains:
- the LOC111917336 gene encoding 4-hydroxyphenylpyruvate dioxygenase, with the protein product MVPQSHSLRETLRADSSDMGKAPELLIGNECAGKHHNSPAMEFNPVDYNNLIQTNPMSDLFSVRRFHHVEFWCSDATNTSRRFSSALGMPLVAKSDLSTGNTTHASYLLRSDQLLFLFTAPYSATISTNTPSIPTFSHTACRAFTASHGLAVRSIAIEVDDADLAYYTSLSHGAKPSSPPITLGERKNAVVLAEVQLFNDVVLRYISYKQPTIDIASMFLPGFESIKTDSSSHSIDFGIRRLDHVAGNFPELAPVINYLKFFTGFHEFAGFTAKDVGTSESGMNSMILASNNEKVIIGVNEPVYGTKRRSQIQTFLEHNEGPGIQHLALQSEDIFQTLREMKRRSVVGGFEFMPPPPPTYYRNLKNRAADVLSDEQMNACEEFGILVDRDNEGTLLQIFTKPLGDRPTIFIEIIQRIGCMISGVNMQQKPGCGGFGKGNISELFKSIEEYEKTFEAQTSDIHII